A region of Planococcus sp. MSAK28401 DNA encodes the following proteins:
- a CDS encoding AAA domain-containing protein, producing MATQTNTYQTSIRLTKTASEKMRGFGISERSFFMADKPFQVFLERYPSTADGSLSVALLFSAEQTGRLTDQANGQLAVLHCVFANHQLLVTNVTLRKAYQALGTNWQREESIQFNNSRDPVPVAFMNLINRMTPAKERSDYVKKRISSWEGYLKIQEQGMDIPDIKTGYSNLAFSHDFSRITLTGCRMDDKEWKNLRNLSVRLTGIDGDVGSVLKTKNRAIEIELNPYIIKQLREKAHALHKKEVVFSNFAALSQIRRLRQGFTNLEKGLAVNPQLDRLLFEERPNVAPLKEMPKLAFHNRLNEFQQQAVTGAMSAEDLYVIQGPPGTGKTTVISEICLQNAKKGLRTLVASQSNLAVDNALGRLLAHKDIRILRVGRTESIEEDGQKFIEENVGQYWKDHTLKEITAQFEARKAREQEVAHKLEETEQAYAELQPVFEKWQQAVEDKKAAQAKQRELQSSIEPLQNKTRAIELEQRQARSRKQSIQEKMDVLQAKIQKAQGLIDSGHGPEWFEQQQRQTAETIEQLERVRESTELTKQLSALRREMALIEEKRDEVMAKAKEKQAVLETVEGMKKVGSLLDMMNEQQIEEVPAITFSLSKLDMIRDKMAERKKLEAYNTSVTSAIGYVEKLLGGSGIDAAQVKERALSQAESFTSANIDEFLEKLRAVLKNSQHIDSSVLTKALSGLYKRQNDVWRRGAMLKAADVYIEESQRAFGQLKKALCMELEKQRQRYLDLDERGLEQAERQRAELSRIERRVASLSVSLEVPEDIAQAIADHQTQLAQLQKDQSDSVQTAADLEQQQANLLAEQTAFEKAEQRIVEIAAQLDMAMRRLTEKEQELQALETILLADPEAAYEETAKQLASLSFDVESLKQEQKNFPLLQSVQKQWIGLLESANEHDLDEIRKLYIKHANVIGTTCVASARKDFQDNYPVFDVVIIDEVSKATPPELLLPMLKGKKVILVGDHHQLPPLLGNDTLEETLEEMIKEGSGFEEKRELEKLLEESLFERLYKNLPETNKTMLAIQYRMHEDIMETISPFYKDENVQLQCGLADSDKERDHFLESASVKRHNHLMWLDLPNEPAYFEERMSGGKSLYNQSELAEISRLLVELNDATAEAKAAGRIPADELKTVGVISFYGEQVKRLQRMIDQEMRLPHLLLRTGTVDRFQGSEMEIILLSMVRNNHNDRGDIGFAKDYRRLNVALSRAKQLLVMVGSSAMFTKRAKKEQTKQMYQHVLDVAEQKHGVKVLQKG from the coding sequence ATGGCAACGCAGACAAACACATACCAGACGTCTATACGTCTAACTAAAACCGCATCGGAAAAGATGAGAGGGTTCGGCATCAGCGAACGCTCATTTTTTATGGCGGACAAACCGTTTCAGGTATTTCTTGAACGCTATCCGTCGACTGCGGATGGCTCTCTTTCGGTTGCGCTGCTGTTCAGTGCAGAACAGACAGGGCGGCTGACGGATCAGGCAAATGGGCAACTCGCTGTGCTTCACTGCGTGTTTGCCAACCATCAACTGTTGGTGACCAATGTGACTTTGCGCAAAGCCTACCAGGCACTCGGCACCAATTGGCAGCGCGAGGAATCGATTCAGTTCAACAATTCGCGCGATCCGGTGCCGGTGGCGTTCATGAATTTGATCAACCGGATGACGCCGGCGAAAGAGCGTTCGGATTACGTGAAAAAGCGCATCTCGAGCTGGGAAGGCTATTTAAAAATCCAAGAACAGGGCATGGATATTCCAGATATCAAGACGGGCTATTCGAATCTGGCGTTCAGCCATGATTTCAGCCGCATCACCTTGACGGGCTGTCGCATGGACGACAAAGAATGGAAAAACCTGCGCAATTTGAGCGTCCGCTTGACGGGGATCGACGGCGATGTCGGCAGTGTCCTCAAGACGAAAAACCGGGCGATCGAAATCGAATTGAATCCATACATCATCAAGCAGCTGCGCGAAAAAGCGCATGCTCTTCATAAGAAGGAAGTCGTGTTCAGCAATTTCGCGGCACTCAGCCAAATCCGGAGGTTGCGCCAAGGCTTTACCAATCTCGAGAAAGGCCTCGCGGTTAACCCGCAACTCGACCGCCTGTTGTTCGAGGAACGGCCCAATGTGGCGCCGTTAAAAGAAATGCCTAAGCTCGCGTTCCACAACCGCTTGAATGAATTCCAGCAGCAAGCTGTGACAGGGGCGATGTCAGCGGAAGATCTCTACGTTATACAAGGGCCTCCCGGAACCGGCAAGACGACGGTCATTTCAGAAATCTGCCTGCAAAACGCCAAAAAAGGCTTGCGCACACTCGTCGCTTCCCAGTCGAATCTGGCAGTCGACAATGCGCTCGGGCGTTTGCTTGCCCATAAAGACATCCGCATCTTGCGCGTCGGGCGCACCGAAAGCATCGAAGAAGACGGCCAGAAATTCATCGAAGAAAACGTTGGCCAGTATTGGAAAGACCATACCTTAAAAGAAATCACGGCACAGTTCGAGGCGCGTAAAGCCCGCGAACAAGAAGTTGCCCACAAGCTTGAAGAAACGGAACAGGCCTATGCAGAATTGCAGCCGGTTTTTGAAAAATGGCAGCAAGCCGTGGAAGATAAAAAGGCAGCCCAAGCGAAACAGCGCGAATTGCAGTCGTCCATCGAACCGTTGCAAAACAAAACACGGGCAATCGAGCTCGAACAGCGGCAAGCAAGAAGTCGCAAGCAAAGCATCCAAGAGAAAATGGATGTTCTGCAAGCGAAGATCCAGAAAGCGCAGGGCTTGATTGATAGCGGGCATGGGCCCGAATGGTTCGAACAGCAACAGCGGCAAACAGCCGAAACGATCGAGCAGCTCGAACGCGTACGCGAGTCCACTGAGCTGACCAAACAGCTGTCAGCACTCCGCCGCGAGATGGCATTGATTGAAGAAAAGCGCGACGAAGTGATGGCGAAAGCTAAGGAAAAGCAAGCCGTGCTCGAAACAGTCGAGGGCATGAAAAAAGTCGGCAGCTTGCTTGATATGATGAATGAACAGCAGATCGAAGAAGTGCCGGCGATCACTTTCTCACTCAGCAAGCTCGATATGATCCGCGACAAGATGGCAGAGCGCAAAAAACTCGAAGCCTATAATACCAGTGTCACTTCAGCAATCGGCTATGTCGAGAAATTGCTGGGGGGTTCTGGCATCGATGCGGCGCAAGTGAAAGAACGCGCCTTGTCGCAAGCGGAATCGTTCACCTCGGCCAATATCGATGAGTTTCTGGAAAAGCTGCGCGCGGTGCTGAAAAATTCGCAGCACATCGATTCGAGCGTTCTCACGAAAGCGCTGAGCGGCTTATACAAACGGCAGAACGACGTGTGGCGGAGAGGCGCGATGCTAAAAGCCGCCGATGTTTATATAGAAGAGTCGCAACGTGCATTTGGCCAATTGAAAAAAGCGCTGTGCATGGAACTCGAAAAGCAAAGGCAGCGCTACTTGGACTTGGACGAACGAGGACTGGAACAAGCGGAACGGCAACGTGCAGAACTTTCGCGCATCGAACGGCGAGTGGCCAGTTTGTCCGTCTCGCTTGAAGTGCCGGAAGATATCGCACAGGCAATTGCCGATCACCAAACCCAATTGGCGCAGCTCCAGAAAGACCAAAGTGATTCCGTCCAAACGGCAGCGGATTTGGAGCAACAGCAAGCCAATTTGCTCGCTGAACAAACAGCATTTGAGAAAGCCGAACAGCGAATCGTGGAGATTGCAGCGCAACTTGACATGGCGATGCGGCGTCTAACAGAGAAAGAGCAGGAACTTCAAGCTTTGGAAACCATTCTTTTGGCGGATCCGGAAGCGGCATACGAAGAAACCGCGAAACAACTCGCCAGTTTGTCATTCGATGTGGAATCGCTCAAGCAAGAGCAGAAAAACTTCCCCTTATTGCAATCGGTGCAAAAGCAGTGGATCGGGCTGCTCGAGTCGGCGAATGAGCACGATTTGGATGAAATCCGCAAGCTCTACATCAAACACGCCAATGTCATCGGCACGACTTGCGTAGCATCTGCGCGCAAGGATTTCCAGGACAATTATCCGGTATTCGATGTCGTCATTATCGATGAAGTGTCGAAAGCGACACCTCCTGAACTATTATTGCCGATGCTCAAAGGCAAAAAGGTCATTTTGGTCGGGGACCACCACCAATTGCCGCCATTGCTCGGCAACGATACCTTGGAAGAGACTTTAGAAGAGATGATCAAAGAGGGCAGCGGCTTTGAAGAAAAGCGCGAACTCGAAAAACTGCTCGAAGAATCGTTGTTCGAACGCTTGTATAAAAACTTACCGGAGACTAACAAGACGATGCTCGCCATTCAGTACCGCATGCATGAAGACATCATGGAAACCATTTCGCCATTCTACAAAGACGAAAATGTCCAATTGCAATGCGGCTTGGCTGATTCAGACAAAGAACGCGACCATTTCCTTGAGTCGGCATCCGTCAAACGCCACAATCACCTGATGTGGCTCGATTTGCCGAACGAACCGGCGTATTTCGAAGAACGCATGAGCGGCGGGAAAAGCTTGTACAATCAGTCGGAACTTGCGGAAATCAGCCGTCTGCTGGTGGAACTTAACGACGCGACGGCCGAAGCGAAAGCGGCCGGGCGGATTCCAGCGGACGAGCTGAAAACCGTCGGCGTCATTTCGTTCTACGGCGAACAAGTAAAGCGGCTACAGCGCATGATCGACCAGGAAATGCGCTTGCCGCATTTATTGCTCCGCACCGGCACGGTCGACCGATTCCAGGGCAGTGAAATGGAGATTATCCTCCTGAGCATGGTGCGCAATAACCACAATGACCGCGGCGATATCGGCTTCGCGAAAGATTACCGCCGATTGAACGTCGCGTTGTCGCGCGCCAAGCAATTACTCGTGATGGTCGGCAGTTCCGCGATGTTCACAAAACGTGCGAAAAAAGAACAGACAAAACAGATGTATCAGCATGTGCTCGACGTGGCCGAACAAAAACACGGCGTAAAAGTGCTGCAGAAGGGGTGA
- a CDS encoding acetamidase/formamidase family protein, producing the protein MNHHIELKSENLHSSFNKEYRPILTVQSGDTIETRTPDIQWGYSAHKGEEQVIYNSRENEERLGHPLIGPIAIEGAKPGMVLEVRINQNVPGWYGRNWAGGTPAWQNEKLGIADSERLQVDWTLNREQMTGKCTLSGKEFSVALSPFLGLIGLALGEAGTHPTSPPYRTGGNIDCKELVEGSSLFLPIEVEGALLSFGDGHAVQGDGENSGTAIECPMDLVNLTVVLHEEMELHMPKAKTPAGWVTFGFDEDLNEAAAAALDEMVGLLQQFHSLSKTEATALASVAVDLHVTQIVNGVKGVHAILPHGAIR; encoded by the coding sequence ATGAATCACCACATCGAACTCAAGTCCGAAAATCTCCATTCTTCATTTAATAAAGAATACAGACCCATTTTAACAGTCCAATCGGGTGATACGATCGAAACGAGGACACCGGATATCCAATGGGGCTACTCAGCGCATAAGGGTGAAGAACAGGTCATCTACAACTCGCGCGAAAACGAAGAACGACTTGGCCATCCGCTCATCGGGCCGATTGCCATTGAAGGCGCAAAGCCTGGAATGGTGCTCGAAGTGCGTATTAACCAAAACGTCCCTGGCTGGTACGGGCGCAATTGGGCGGGCGGCACGCCGGCTTGGCAAAATGAGAAACTCGGCATCGCGGACAGCGAACGCCTTCAAGTGGACTGGACGTTGAACCGTGAGCAGATGACCGGCAAATGCACCTTGTCCGGCAAGGAATTCAGCGTCGCTTTATCGCCGTTTCTCGGGCTCATCGGCCTGGCGCTTGGGGAAGCTGGAACGCACCCCACTTCGCCGCCGTACCGGACGGGCGGCAATATCGATTGCAAGGAACTGGTCGAAGGCAGTTCGCTGTTTTTGCCGATCGAAGTGGAAGGTGCGCTGTTGTCGTTCGGTGATGGCCACGCCGTACAAGGCGATGGCGAGAATTCTGGAACAGCGATTGAATGCCCGATGGATCTCGTCAATTTGACGGTTGTGCTTCATGAAGAGATGGAACTCCATATGCCAAAAGCCAAAACGCCAGCCGGCTGGGTAACATTCGGCTTCGATGAAGATTTGAACGAAGCCGCAGCGGCGGCGCTCGATGAAATGGTCGGCTTGCTCCAGCAGTTTCATTCATTATCAAAAACGGAAGCGACCGCGCTCGCAAGCGTCGCTGTCGACTTGCACGTCACACAGATCGTCAATGGGGTTAAAGGGGTACACGCCATTTTGCCGCACGGGGCGATTCGTTAA
- a CDS encoding LTA synthase family protein: MKNKMIMNNYMPLFLLAVVMLWAKTYISQKTQFTLEVEGALQEFLLAINPLGSALLLLSFSLFFKGTRKYWALLSIYLGMSILLYANVVYYRFFSDFITLPTLFQTQNFGDLGGSVLTLIQPMDFLYFVDVLLLGAWVISKRTEKDMRIIKKRMALPLIAAALLISLFNLSLAESDRPDLLTRGFDRAYIVKYLGMYNYALYDTAETLKASSQRVMADSDDNTEVLNYTKSNYASPNEEYFGAAEGMNVVYLHLESFQTFLMDYELNGEEVTPFLNSMMDDPNTMYFDNFFHQTAQGKTSDAEFMLENSLFGLPKGSAFITKGQNTYQSAPAILKDEGYTSAVFHGNNGTFWNRSEIYKSFGYDYFFDIESYPNTTSADMAEYGLMDKPFFEQSAPLLESLPEPFYSKFITVSHHFPYKMDQQLATIEKGTTGDASVDNYFQTARYADEAIKQFFEQLEASGLADNTMIVMYGDHYGISDNHNEAMSEVLSKDITPVENAKLQRVPLFIHVPGMEGGINDTYGGQIDLLPTVMHLLGVETQNYVHFGTDLLSEEHEELVMFRNGDYVSPEVYSIGEAFYDSETGLPLEDEQQLEQAETLKQHGRYELQLSDEVVNGDLLRFYTPNGFTPVDPADYYYQQSTDSTE; the protein is encoded by the coding sequence ATGAAAAATAAAATGATAATGAATAACTACATGCCCTTATTTCTCTTGGCAGTTGTCATGTTGTGGGCGAAGACCTATATCTCGCAAAAAACCCAATTTACGCTGGAAGTGGAAGGGGCGCTGCAGGAATTCCTGTTGGCAATCAACCCTTTAGGTTCAGCACTGCTATTGTTGAGTTTCTCGCTATTCTTCAAAGGAACGCGGAAATACTGGGCGCTGCTTTCGATTTACCTCGGCATGTCGATCTTGCTGTATGCAAATGTCGTCTATTACCGCTTCTTCAGTGATTTCATCACGTTGCCGACTTTGTTCCAAACACAGAACTTCGGCGATTTGGGCGGCAGCGTCCTGACTCTGATCCAACCGATGGATTTCCTGTACTTCGTGGATGTATTGCTTCTCGGTGCATGGGTAATCTCTAAGCGGACAGAAAAAGATATGCGCATCATCAAAAAGAGAATGGCCTTGCCGTTAATTGCGGCGGCTTTGTTGATTTCCCTCTTTAATTTGTCGCTCGCAGAATCAGACCGTCCCGACCTGTTGACACGCGGCTTTGACCGTGCGTATATCGTCAAGTATTTGGGAATGTATAATTACGCCCTATACGACACGGCGGAGACCTTGAAAGCTTCTTCCCAGCGGGTCATGGCGGACAGCGACGACAATACGGAAGTATTGAACTACACGAAATCCAATTACGCGAGTCCGAATGAAGAATATTTCGGTGCAGCGGAAGGCATGAACGTTGTCTATTTGCATCTCGAATCGTTCCAGACTTTCCTGATGGATTATGAACTGAATGGCGAAGAAGTCACGCCGTTCTTGAATTCGATGATGGATGACCCGAATACGATGTACTTCGATAATTTCTTCCATCAGACAGCGCAAGGCAAAACTTCAGATGCGGAATTCATGCTGGAAAACTCCTTATTCGGCTTGCCGAAAGGATCTGCATTCATTACAAAAGGCCAGAACACGTATCAATCGGCTCCAGCCATCTTGAAAGATGAAGGCTATACGTCGGCTGTATTCCATGGCAATAATGGGACGTTCTGGAACCGCTCTGAAATCTACAAGTCTTTCGGCTACGATTATTTCTTCGATATCGAATCGTATCCGAATACGACATCCGCTGATATGGCAGAATACGGCTTGATGGATAAACCATTCTTCGAGCAGTCGGCACCGCTTTTGGAATCGCTGCCGGAGCCGTTCTATTCGAAATTTATCACCGTTTCGCATCATTTCCCTTATAAAATGGACCAGCAACTGGCGACCATCGAAAAAGGAACGACAGGCGATGCGAGCGTCGATAATTATTTCCAGACGGCTCGTTATGCAGACGAAGCAATCAAGCAATTTTTCGAACAGCTTGAAGCGTCGGGACTTGCGGACAATACGATGATCGTCATGTACGGCGACCATTACGGCATTTCCGACAACCACAACGAGGCGATGTCTGAGGTATTGTCAAAAGACATCACGCCGGTAGAGAACGCCAAGCTTCAGCGCGTGCCGTTGTTCATCCACGTACCGGGCATGGAAGGCGGCATCAACGACACATACGGCGGCCAGATTGACCTATTGCCGACCGTGATGCATCTGCTCGGTGTGGAAACGCAGAATTACGTGCATTTCGGAACCGATCTATTGTCGGAAGAACATGAAGAACTCGTCATGTTCCGCAACGGCGATTACGTCAGCCCTGAAGTCTATTCCATCGGCGAAGCGTTCTACGATTCGGAAACCGGCTTGCCACTCGAAGATGAACAACAGCTCGAGCAAGCCGAGACCCTTAAGCAGCACGGAAGATATGAATTGCAGCTATCGGATGAAGTCGTCAACGGCGACTTGTTGAGATTTTACACGCCGAACGGCTTTACGCCGGTCGACCCGGCGGATTATTATTACCAGCAATCCACAGATTCAACTGAATGA
- a CDS encoding DUF998 domain-containing protein: MAQKLTIFGAIAVFFYVFHVVLGGWLWEGYRHLHQPISDLTAQGAPDRRVLTVITLLYGICSIVFAASAYIAFKRFAPKISRIGMLVFLVMHLVSITYGLFPQDAPGAPLSFTGMMHLTVTVLIVPLTILAPFLVGIGVRKDRDFKVYGQYSIATGVFILIAGGTTAIFFAQGWPYFGLVERLNIGALQLWMLISSLMLFTMKQ; encoded by the coding sequence ATGGCACAGAAACTGACGATTTTCGGAGCAATCGCTGTGTTTTTCTACGTTTTCCACGTCGTGCTGGGAGGATGGCTGTGGGAAGGCTATCGCCATTTGCATCAGCCAATCAGCGATTTGACGGCTCAAGGCGCGCCGGACCGCAGGGTATTGACCGTTATTACGCTGTTGTACGGCATCTGTTCGATTGTATTTGCGGCGAGTGCTTATATCGCATTCAAACGCTTTGCGCCGAAAATTTCACGCATAGGCATGCTGGTTTTTCTGGTAATGCATCTCGTGTCGATTACCTACGGCTTGTTTCCGCAAGACGCCCCGGGAGCCCCGTTGAGCTTTACCGGCATGATGCATTTGACGGTCACGGTCTTGATCGTTCCGCTGACGATCCTGGCGCCGTTTTTGGTCGGGATCGGGGTGAGAAAAGATCGCGATTTCAAAGTATACGGACAGTATTCCATCGCAACAGGCGTGTTCATCTTGATTGCCGGCGGAACGACCGCGATCTTTTTCGCGCAGGGCTGGCCGTATTTCGGTCTTGTCGAACGGCTCAATATCGGTGCGCTGCAACTATGGATGCTCATTAGTTCACTTATGCTTTTTACTATGAAACAATAA
- a CDS encoding IS1182 family transposase has product MCNPKITSSNYNTEQAAFPLALGEGTGVPLSKKASPTFIPYNNQQGFAIFDIQDLVPANHVARVIDEMVELIDDELFFAHYKGGGRSSFHPKMMTKVILYAYSKKIYSSRGIEETLTEHIPSMWLAAGQQPDHRTINRFRSDHLKAMMDSLFEQMIHQLIEQNYITMEHYFLDGTKIEADANKYSFVWKKATQNFEGKLKVKIAETIQHIHELAAAEAIPLNEQVEEATPEQLEEMAEAMEEQIDAFTEALDLEDDTEKRKQLRSKRSEWKKPVKAIREDFLPRLEKYSQYHEIFGDRNSFSKTDPDATFMRMKDDHMKNGQLKAAYNVQMATENQFILYYSIHQRPTDTRCFLPHLEKLAASSLPMPKTVIADAGYGSEENYLYALGDEKEPHFDFLIPYGMYLKEKSASYKKNIKHAKNWTYLEEEDCFICPNGRRVAFKKYLNKKNASGYEQNLKIYECEDCSDCPLKALCTKAKGNRQVQWNPIYEEMKAKAKAALEDETKTQIYAQRKIDVESVFGHIKGNRSFRRFLLRGLEKVHTEFGIVALAHNLLKVAGMRRLLSVTSPINEKQTEKKKFFFSVCFILGAYGTAPFHVKGSFVFRYN; this is encoded by the coding sequence ATGTGCAATCCGAAGATTACTTCCTCAAATTATAACACTGAACAAGCCGCATTTCCACTCGCTCTGGGAGAAGGAACTGGCGTTCCGCTATCCAAAAAAGCGAGTCCTACGTTCATTCCCTATAACAACCAACAAGGCTTTGCCATCTTTGATATACAAGATCTTGTGCCAGCCAACCATGTCGCCCGGGTCATCGACGAAATGGTGGAATTGATTGATGATGAGCTGTTTTTCGCGCACTATAAAGGCGGCGGAAGAAGCTCTTTCCATCCAAAGATGATGACCAAAGTTATCCTTTACGCTTATTCGAAGAAAATCTATTCTTCTCGAGGTATTGAAGAAACACTTACTGAACACATTCCGTCCATGTGGCTCGCAGCTGGCCAACAACCAGATCACCGAACGATTAACCGGTTCCGTTCGGACCACTTAAAAGCGATGATGGACTCCCTTTTTGAACAGATGATTCACCAGCTGATCGAACAGAACTACATCACTATGGAGCATTATTTTTTGGATGGCACCAAAATTGAAGCTGATGCCAATAAGTATTCATTCGTCTGGAAAAAAGCGACACAGAATTTCGAAGGCAAGTTGAAGGTAAAGATTGCCGAAACGATTCAGCATATCCATGAACTGGCCGCAGCTGAAGCGATTCCACTCAACGAACAGGTAGAAGAAGCAACGCCTGAACAGCTGGAAGAAATGGCGGAAGCCATGGAAGAACAGATTGACGCATTCACGGAAGCCCTTGATCTGGAAGACGATACCGAAAAACGAAAGCAACTCCGGTCCAAGCGCAGTGAGTGGAAAAAGCCGGTCAAAGCGATTCGCGAAGATTTCCTTCCGCGTCTGGAGAAATATAGTCAGTACCACGAGATCTTCGGTGATCGAAACAGCTTTTCGAAAACAGACCCGGATGCGACCTTTATGCGAATGAAAGATGATCACATGAAAAATGGTCAATTGAAAGCAGCTTATAATGTACAAATGGCCACAGAAAATCAGTTCATTCTTTATTATTCGATACATCAGCGACCAACGGACACGCGCTGTTTTCTTCCGCATCTGGAGAAACTAGCGGCTTCCAGCCTGCCCATGCCGAAGACGGTCATTGCCGATGCAGGCTATGGCAGTGAAGAGAATTACCTGTATGCGTTGGGCGATGAAAAAGAGCCGCATTTCGACTTTCTCATTCCATATGGAATGTATCTGAAGGAAAAATCAGCGAGTTACAAGAAGAATATCAAACACGCGAAAAATTGGACATACCTAGAGGAGGAAGATTGTTTCATCTGTCCGAATGGTCGGCGTGTCGCATTTAAAAAATACCTGAATAAAAAGAATGCCTCCGGTTACGAACAAAACTTAAAAATCTATGAATGCGAAGACTGTTCGGATTGTCCGTTAAAAGCCCTCTGCACGAAAGCAAAAGGCAACCGACAAGTCCAATGGAATCCCATTTATGAAGAAATGAAAGCGAAGGCCAAAGCAGCTCTTGAAGATGAAACGAAGACACAAATCTACGCCCAACGCAAAATTGACGTAGAAAGTGTGTTCGGTCATATCAAGGGCAATCGGTCGTTCCGCCGATTTCTCCTCCGGGGCTTAGAGAAAGTGCATACAGAGTTCGGGATTGTGGCATTGGCCCACAACCTCCTGAAAGTAGCCGGCATGCGCCGGCTACTTTCAGTGACCTCACCAATAAATGAAAAACAGACGGAGAAAAAGAAATTCTTTTTCTCCGTCTGCTTTATTTTAGGGGCTTATGGGACAGCCCCTTTTCATGTTAAAGGAAGTTTCGTTTTCCGCTATAATTAA